The sequence below is a genomic window from Sphingobacterium sp. ML3W.
GAGCTCAAGGAGCAGCATAAATGTGATTTAGTTATCTGCCTTTCACATCTGGGCTATCAATATGAAAGTGATAAAGTATCCGATATTGTATTGGCTTCGAAAACTAGCGATATCGATTTGATTATAGGTGGGCATACGCACACATTCTTGAAAGAACCAACTTTAGTCACCAATTTAAAAGGGACAAAAACAGCAGTCAATCAAGTGGGTTTTGCAGGAATTAACTTAGGTAGAATTGATATTTTCTTCGAGCCATCAACAGGTAAAAAGAAACTATTGGCTTTGACTTATGAAGTCAATGAGTCTATACCTGCGTCATCATTGGTTTAAAATAACTATTCTATTTTTCATCTAGCCAAAGGTTCGTCATATTCCTTTGGCTTTTTCTGCAAATTCAATTGAAAAAACTCTTATCCATTTATATCGGTTCTTTTAAAGGGCTATCTCGCTCTGCATGGCTACTCGCAATTGTGATGCTAATAAACAGAATGGGGAGTATGGTCATACCTTTTTTAGGTATATATATGACCAAAGCGCTTGATTTTAACATCAAACAAGTTGGTATTGTATTGATGTGCTTTGGCTTTGGTTCTGTATGTGGTTCTTACGCTGGAGGTTGGCTTACAGACAGATTTGGAAGCTTTAAAGTACAACTCTTGAGTTTGAGTTTGGCCGCCCCCCTATTTATGATTGCCCCGTATTTTAAAACTGTCGAATCATTGGGGATTATGATTTTTGTGCTAAGTGCTGTTTTTGATGCTTTCAGACCTGCTAACTCAGTTTCGGTTGCCAGTTATGCTAAACCTGAAAATATAACACGTGCTTTCTCCTTAAATAGATTAGCCGTTAATCTTGGTTTTTCAATCGGGCCTGCAGTAGGTGGCTTCTTAGCTGGTATATCCTTCAATTGGATTTTCTACGGTAATGCTATTGCTGCTACGGCAGCGGCAATTGTATTCTTCCTATTCTTCCATAGGAAGGAGAAAAACAACTTGAAAGCTTTAAAAGCAAACCCTGTTGTAGTAAGCTCTCATAATAAACAAGAAAGAAATCCCTACAAAGACGGGCCATTCATTGCCTTTAATATTTTGTGTTGTATATTCTCTATCTGTTTTTTCCAATTGATATCGACACTACCGATTTTCTATCGCGAGGTACACCAATTGAATGAGCATGAGATTGGTTTTTTGATGGGTTGGAGCGGTTTGATTATTGTTTTACTGGAAATGTTTATTGTACATATAGCAGAAAACAAACTTTCGATTACAAAAACGCTCGTCCTCGGAACGCTCTTGTGTGCTATTTCTTACGCCATGTTTAATATACATGCAGGTGTATTCATGCTATATGTGACATTTCTGGTGTTTGGACTGGGTGAAATGCTCA
It includes:
- a CDS encoding MFS transporter; translation: MKKLLSIYIGSFKGLSRSAWLLAIVMLINRMGSMVIPFLGIYMTKALDFNIKQVGIVLMCFGFGSVCGSYAGGWLTDRFGSFKVQLLSLSLAAPLFMIAPYFKTVESLGIMIFVLSAVFDAFRPANSVSVASYAKPENITRAFSLNRLAVNLGFSIGPAVGGFLAGISFNWIFYGNAIAATAAAIVFFLFFHRKEKNNLKALKANPVVVSSHNKQERNPYKDGPFIAFNILCCIFSICFFQLISTLPIFYREVHQLNEHEIGFLMGWSGLIIVLLEMFIVHIAENKLSITKTLVLGTLLCAISYAMFNIHAGVFMLYVTFLVFGLGEMLTLPFMATATINRSTPKTQGAYMGFNSLAFSAANIFSPLLGTNIVGSFGFTTLWWATSAVLACTALGFYFVLKRL